One window of Phaenicophaeus curvirostris isolate KB17595 chromosome 22, BPBGC_Pcur_1.0, whole genome shotgun sequence genomic DNA carries:
- the MUL1 gene encoding mitochondrial ubiquitin ligase activator of NFKB 1 — protein sequence MEGGGRPSAAQAALLAASTALTALLYSVYRQKARVARGLEGARRVQLDGDLRAVLLEAPGRCVPYAVIEGVVRSVKETLNSQFVENCKGVVQRLTLQEHKMVWNRTTHFWNDYKKIIHQRTNTTPFDLVPPEDGAGITVRVMKPLDAIELSLETVYEKFHPSVQSFTDVIGDYISGERSKGIQETEQMLKVGTTLTGVGELVLDNATIKLQPPKQGMPYYLSTMDFDSLLQKQGSNVRFWKILTVVFGFATCTVLFFILRKQYRHHQERRHLKQMQDEFRQAQERLMREMNVDGGETLKNACVVCLSNTKSCVFLECGHVCSCSECYQALPDPKRCPICRQPISRVVPLYNS from the exons ATGGAGGGCGGCGGGCGGCCCTCGGCCGCGCAGGCCGCGCTCTTGGCCGCCAGCACCGCTCTCACCGCGCTGCTCTACTCCGTGTACCGGCAAAAGGCCCGCGTCGCCCGCGGCCTCGAG GGCGCCAGGAGGGTCCAGTTGGACGGAGACCTGCGGGCCGTGCTGCTGGAGGCGCCGGGGCGCTGCGTGCCTTATGCAGTCATCGAAG GCGTGGTGCGCTCTGTTAAGGAGACGTTGAACAGCCAGTTTGTGGAGAACTGCAAGGGTGTTGTTCAGCGATTGACGCTGCAGGAGCACAAGATGGTGTGGAACCGAACAACCCACTTCTG gaaTGACTACAAGAAGATCATCCACCAGAGAACCAACACCACCCCTTTCGACCTGGTACCTCCAGAGGACGGCGCCGGCATCACCGTCCGCGTGATGAAGCCGCTGGACGCCATCGAGCTCAGCCTGGAGACGGTGTATGAGAAATTTCATCCCTCCGTTCAGTCCTTCACCGACGTCATCGGTGACTACATCAGCGGAGAGCGCTCCAAGGGCATCCAGGAGACGGAGCAGATGCTGAAGGTGGGCACGACGCTGACCGGAGTGGGCGAGCTGGTCCTGGATAATGCCACGATCAAGCTGCAGCCCCCGAAGCAGGGAATGCCCTACTACCTGAGCACCATGGATTTCGACTCCCTGCTGCAGAAACAAGGATCCAATGTCCGGTTTTGGAAAATCCTCACCGTCGTTTTTGGGTTTGCCACCTGCACTGtcctcttcttcatccttcGAAAGCAATACCGGCATCACCAAGAGAGGCGGCACCTCAAGCAAATGCAGGATGAATTCCGGCAGGCCCAGGAGCGCCTGATGCGCGAGATGAACGTGGATGGAGGAGAGACACTCAAAAATGCCTGCGTTGTCTGCTTGAGCAACACCAAATCCTGTGTTTTCCTGGAGTGTGGGCATGTTTGCTCTTGCAGCGAGTGCTACCAGGCTCTCCCCGATCCCAAAAGGTGTCCGATCTGCCGGCAGCCCATCTCCAGGGTGGTTCCCTTATACAACAGCTAA
- the FAM43B gene encoding protein FAM43B: MLPWRRSKFVLVENERKCKGKSLGPGLSYAALLAGFLRSCPDLLPDCPLERLGSVFRGRRQKVELNKEDPTYTVRYLGNAVTLHAKGEGCTEEAVGKIWAKSDAGAGGAKMKLTLGPQGIRMTPCEKGARRPGHAYLLHRITYCAADRRHPKVFAWVYRHQVKNKAVVLRCHAVLVSKADKARAMALLLYQTSASAFNEFKRFKRQNDFRHVQQQLLGDAIVPLVPLRRLLNAKCPYRPPAERTRCAPRLSSIMEEEEEEAFGTGTPHGDGGPAAVLRLAMEMRGCSLRGPRPPVL, from the coding sequence ATGCTGCCCTGGCGCCGGAGCAAGTTTGTGCTGGTGGAAAACGAACGTAAGTGCAAAGGGAAGAGCCTGGGGCCGGGGTTGAGCTACGCGGCGTTGCTGGCGGGTTTCCTACGCTCCTGCCCGGACCTCCTGCCCGATTGCCCGCTCGAACGGCTGGGCAGCGTCTTTCGTGGTAGACGCCAGAAAGTGGAGCTGAACAAGGAGGATCCGACGTACACGGTGCGGTACCTGGGGAACGCGGTCACCCTGCACGCCAAGGGCGAGGGCTGCACGGAGGAGGCGGTGGGTAAGATCTGGGCGAAGAGCGACGCTGGGGCTGGTGGAGCCAAGATGAAGCTGACGTTGGGACCCCAAGGCATCCGTATGACGCCCTGCGAGAAGGGAGCCCGCCGGCCGGGCCACGCGTACCTCCTCCACCGCATCACCTACTGCGCCGCCGACCGCCGGCATCCCAAAGTCTTCGCTTGGGTTTACCGGCACCAGGTGAAGAACAAGGCGGTGGTGCTGCGCTGCCACGCTGTCCTGGTCTCCAAAGCCGACAAGGCACGCGCCATGGCCCTGCTCCTCTACCAGACCTCGGCCTCCGCCTTCAACGAGTTCAAGCGCTTCAAGAGGCAGAACGATTTCCGCCAcgtccagcagcagctcctcggCGACGCCATCGTCCCCTTGGTCCCTCTCCGCCGCCTGCTCAACGCCAAGTGTCCCTACCGCCCGCCCGCCGAGAGGACCCGCTGCGCCCCGCGGCTCAGCTCCAtcatggaagaggaggaggaggaggcctTCGGCACTGGGACACCTCACGGGGACGGCGGTCCTGCGGCCGTCTTGCGGCTGGCCATGGAGATGAGGGGGTGCAGCTTGCGTGGACCCCGACCCCCCGTGCTCTGA
- the CDA gene encoding cytidine deaminase, whose protein sequence is MEGGGQRRDPAAPPGRPQGECLQLLLRRSQEAKNWAYCPYSRFPVGAALLTASGEIFSGCNVENACYSLGVCAERTAIQKAISEGHTSFRAMAIASDMGENFIAPCGACRQVMREFGTDWDIYLTKADGAYIVKRLEELLPFSFGPEHLKEV, encoded by the exons ATGGAGGGTGGCGGGCAGCGCCGGGACCCCGCGGCTCCCCCAGGGAGGCCACAGGGTGAatgcctgcagctcctgctaCGCCGCAGCCAGGAAGCCAAAAACTGGGCCTATTGCCCCTACAGCCGCTTCCCGGTGGGCGCTGCCCTGCTCACTGCCAGCGGGGAGATCTTTTCGG GGTGCAACGTGGAGAACGCCTGCTACAGCCTGGGGGTGTGTGCCGAGCGCACCGCCATCCAGAAAGCCATCTCGGAGGGGCACACCAGCTTCAGGGCCATGGCCATCGCCAG TGACATGGGGGAGAACTTCATCGCGCCCTGCGGTGCCTGCAGACAAGTGATGAGAGAG TTTGGCACAGACTGGGACATCTACCTGACCAAAGCGGACGGCGCCTACATCgtgaagaggctggaggagTTGCTACCGTTTTCCTTCGGCCCTGAACACCTAAAGGAAGTATGA